In the Dromaius novaehollandiae isolate bDroNov1 unplaced genomic scaffold, bDroNov1.hap1 HAP1_SCAFFOLD_27, whole genome shotgun sequence genome, agagctaaactagtaCAGGACACCATGCaaccataatacccttgaggtatggtgATGGCcagccccatactcacaagatgatggcTATCTGGTTCTagggttgtttttttgtgtggcaatcacagatccaaccctgcactcccaggCCTGGTTCGCACGGGGAAGCAGGCTTGGCGGTGCAGtcattgcactctaagcacacgcggcCGCTCGATGGAGTCCCCTTTGAAACGcgcatatggggtagagccatgcagagggcagtcactgaggcaggcattgcCTGACGAATGTCTTTGCTCCAacctgtgagggtaccagtaggagataaatcacacagctgctctttgagcagcccattcatgtgttctgtcaatcccaccccttgcggatggtaagctgtgataaatccaggttattcttctctctccagcccaatttcaaatgccactccctgtaaaatgagagccctgatcactttggatttccaccaaaGAACTATAAAACTcagtcaagtcttctaatgccttaatgctGTGAGCCTGGATAGCTGTGGCAGaagagtgggtgtacaatagaccagagcaggtatctacagtgATCAGGACATATttgtgccactggctctccagtAGGGGACACcaatttgccacacctccccaggcatttgtcctctgcaaacatacagcttttcggtctgcaaccaccatggagctaagtgggtacaacggGGGCAAcgctgtcttgtccctttttatgccatgatggtggtgtgaagacctcgaaCACTAGTCCATTGGGTGGCCCtatctccacccagatggccacttctgtggtgaatccaatctgctaactCTGCAGCAATAATCACACTAACAGCCGCCATAACATCTACCTTGGCATCTCTGGAATTACGAGTTGCATGGGTGTCTGCGTGTCTTGTGGCAAGTCAAtattgggtgctggtgatggcaaaggacttgaggaggtggggacagatcctgtgggccaacaactgttgcacagctggtgtcagcaacaggactttggtttttacGACCATGGGGCCCTCTCTGCTCAGAAGAGATGgggtcagcctgaacaagcagagcagaagcatctttgctgacagcctggcaaacctggtaaggagatggttccactgggaacgaccagagggagaggatgaccaacagtcagtaaagccacagcaataGGCACGCTGGCCAGTGtgtccaggggagagctctgggagccaggacacatcctaggaacccactgcctttaccagcagaaaagacacaaaatgcagtccatccttctccttgagagagaaaccagaggagccctctccagccccagatgatctgagagcaggactgctggtGGCCAGAGGTCATGATATTCAGCAGTGTcgtggcccgaaaggagtcgttcaggacgacctccctccccttggggccgaacgaccaagttcgtgatgcccttggactgaattaaggtgaaacgacaccagccaaccggttttaagatttattaacacaaagataaggcatgttgTCAAATAgcataattcaatggcgaatactgcaactagctagacaaaaacagatcttaccaacattcaacagaagagagggggaaagagagagagagagaaagatatcaccacccgtggatccagcggcgtcctgttggtcctcttcctttgggagtctcggcggtggggggagCTTCcatctggtggtaggtgggtcctcttcaccctgggtgtaagttttggtggtgcgcgtgcagtaattacaactcgagttgggtccgaccctaggttagctcggaatgacacgcgtgcagtggttacagctcgagttgggtacctccgaagagggaccctgaacaaagagatccctgggcaattatagctttttcaaactaagtttcccacccccccacgtggtagttcagaccaatagtaatttttgagtctggggtctcctgctccttattggatctcatcgttgttcctaggcaggctgtttcttttctcccttatcttttctgttgcagtttctgcagacaggtgtgtcttccttcctcgggtcccaccatcatctctcaaggtcttgacaaagaggtggtaattccagcaattagcactgtttcagcagtgcacaggaatgcaaattgctggtaactcccttatcgttcccgcctgcaccagctctggggccctttcttaccgaactagggagtgctgcctaaggcttcagcaaatttagtcactcatgccaagcaagttttatagaagttgtgctaaaaacggatcccaaagtctctgcccgattgtggtctcgttcagtgcaggctcggtgtgttctgggtggtcgtagggagaccatctcaggggtcgcagcagcccagtcctgtttccgccagggacagatggcttgttcggggttatggcctgcctgcaccccatgcaccaagaaatgtttaaggcaaaaaattcatacatctgtccgccacaccaccccgtgacttaaacattgattggtacgtctccttcctgaagtcttcatccacagtggtgatatgagatagagagagagagatatcagaaagaagtatagaaagggtagaacaagtcatgggaagagtaaaaggaacgatacaggttcaggtaaaaggtgcttaacagtggttacacagaggtgttgcccaatgcaagctcatgctttaacaattttagcaacttttaacttcacagaacacacatcaaaattgagttaacgaaggtaagtgattgttacaacaggtataacagctggcaaatgcggtatggatgtcaatatgcaatttcctccttcagggtaaactgggaatgggtttaaatgatgggtactgtggttggctgtggccaatagatggcacggattttctttatgccgtcgggtgaggtggtaggaacaaattgcatgtcggattaattgaacaaagcaaggaattgtacaaggtaaaaacattaaagcggcaactgcacctaacaaatacaatattaactgtttcacccacggtgcccccggtaaccaggaccacaaattgccactccagccgttccaggtttggacggggacatgggctatttttctgatatctttggttaactggagaactacctcccctacatcatctatttctaaacaacagttggaaatatttaatttcccacacacctctccctcttcagctaacagatagtctaaaaccatgcggtgctgaaggattgccgtgcgcatctgttgggactgcagagttaaaagatcttttgcatcagcggttttgttggtaataatttctagagccacttttaggttgtaaattggttctcttgcccccgatattagttcattaggattccaggttgcaggcccgtaatgttgaactattcgttcaggaggccactcattatttccccatttttgcgtctcacccaaatctaccttaatggaccgcgtcttacgggcaacccttctgtctccgaggttatcatatacttttatgcctaaccaaggtccgcctgtttctggtaaaaggaaaaacaaaggtctgacaatccctgtataacaaattcccgaccaccccgcgggtaaaaatttatatgctgtgtgtctgcagatccaataatgccccttcttagctccaatgccctgagcaaatggcccgtttatccctggtgggaattgaaagtaagttgtgtctctgtcgcccagagggctgaaaaatgtggttgccccatcacctatttggctggtataataccaagccccagaagtgccttcccatttgcaggtttgcttgtaagggggataattgggtcgttggagagttaaagttttgtttttgtttgaccagtatccctcaagtccccgatgacaccccgtttcattgagccacatccataggtggagattcctgtttTTGTCGAGCGGCTTATGagcgagtgtccatcgacatttactttcccccacttcgatccctccctcctgggtacgaattaaacaatattgctccatggctggaaactgaattggccaggtcccactgtcgtcccacatgtcgtccacggtttcgctgtaattgcttacgatctggtctggggtgagggatgtggacgtccacggccagcttgataaccctagcggtcctccgcaaacccagcagtggcttaaattgaaagtttggcttactgctttcaccagcaacacgaactcgttgttctcgaagagattaaatgagttgggggaaggtagagggagtggtcgttcgttgccctcgtggatgcatccttgaatctggatggtccagagcagtaggtgcatcttggtcagaccaccacccttgaaaacataaataagaacaaactcgctcctcaggtcagaaggagggaataatccattttgtgtgaatcttgtgggttttcccactagcatctttcgctctccaagtatatttattattctattaacctcccagcagttttgctcccaaaaaggaagccattccaggcagcctttgaacaccatatatgagtc is a window encoding:
- the LOC135326294 gene encoding endogenous retrovirus group 3 member 1 Env polyprotein-like; this encodes MHLLLWTIQIQGCIHEGNERPLPLPSPNSFNLFENNEFVLLVKAVSQTFNLSHCWVCGGPLGLSSWPWTSTSLTPDQIVSNYSETVDDMWDDSGTWPIQFPAMEQYCLIRTQEGGIEVGESKCRWTLAHKPLDKNRNLHLWMWLNETGCHRGLEGYWSNKNKTLTLQRPNYPPYKQTCKWEGTSGAWYYTSQIGDGATTFFSPLGDRDTTYFQFPPGINGPFAQGIGAKKGHYWICRHTAYKFLPAGWSGICYTGIVRPLFFLLPETGGPWLGIKVYDNLGDRRVARKTRSIKVDLGETQKWGNNEWPPERIVQHYGPATWNPNELISGAREPIYNLKVALEIITNKTADAKDLLTLQSQQMRTAILQHRMVLDYLLAEEGEVCGKLNISNCCLEIDDVGEVVLQLTKDIRKIAHVPVQTWNGWSGNLWSWLPGAPWVKQLILYLLGAVAALMFLPCTIPCFVQLIRHAICSYHLTRRHKENPCHLLATANHSTHHLNPFPVYPEGGNCILTSIPHLPAVIPVVTITYLR